ATTCTCCTTGAGTGGAGAAGGGGCCGATGGAATTGAGACAGGTCCGGCCGTCGCGCGAGGTGTGGGCCCGGATGGCTTTTCGTTTGTTGACATCGTTGAAGCAATGATGGTTGTAGGAGGCACCGCATTCTCCTGTCCTTGGGCGACGACTTGTACTTTCAGAACCGGGGCAGAAACATGGCGAAGCTCCTGCTTGCGCTCTGCTTCCTTTCCTATCGCTACGGGTGTCGATTCTTCGGAATCATCGCTTCCGTCCTCGGAGTCATCCACCGGCAATCCAATTGAGTCGCTTTTTGCGTTGAAACGCCGTGCGGTGGCATGGGGAGTTCTGAACCGAGGAACCTCAACCTTGATGACGGTGTGGACAGACTCGTTATCCGACTCCACCGCATCAAAGACCTGGCTGGCGGCCCCGGTCTCCAAAACTCGAGACAGCGTGCCGGGTGAAGATATTTTTTGCGTGCAAGAGACTACGCCTGAGCCGAGAGTTGACCGAGGAACTCTTTCAGCAGCTTTTGTGGGAGATGCTTCGACGGGGATCTGGAaatcctcgtcgtccgatGATGAAGTAGCGCTGGCCCAGTTTAGAGCTTGTTTGGCGGGTTTGCGGATGAGCGAGACAGCCGGCGTCGCCAGCTTTGGGACGTTGTGACGGTTGGGAGTCGAAACCGCAGCGTTCGCGAGGGCTAGAGACTTGGGCGTGAACTCGGGCGCAACAGGGTTAAGTCGTGATCCCTACACAATCAGTGGTCAGAATCTGCCAAAGATGAATCTTCAGCCGACTCTACCTCTTTCTTGTGGTTACTGGGAGTTTGGACACCCTCGCTACCCTTGCCCGTATCGGTCGATGCGGACTGCGAATCTTGGTCGGCCTGCACGACGGATGCGCTGTTGCCCTTGGAGGTGCCATTTGGCTTGGGGTCGCCATTCGTTGCAGTCGGcttcttgccgtcggcggagTCGTCGTCTTTGGGCTTGAGGAACGTCTGCTTGGACCACAAGTCGGCGTATCGGCCGTTGGCCGTGACGAGGTCAGCATGATTACCCTGCTCGACGACTTCACCGTCTTCAATGACGACAATCCGATCGGCGTTCATGATTGTCGACAGTCGGTGCCTGCTTCCATTAGCTGCAGGTCCGCAGTTCCCCCACCAGCATCACGAGGCCAAAAAAGCCATTGACGCAGCGAGCAAAGAGTCGAGACTTACGCAACGATAAAAGTTGTCCGTCCCTTGCAAAGTTGCATAAACGACTGCTGGATCTTTTGTTCAGTGTCAGTGTCTACAGAGCTCGTCGCCTCATCAAGAAGGACAATTTCGGGCTGCTTGAGAATAGCGCGAGCAATTGCGACACGCTGGAGTTCGCCGCCGGAAAGTTTACTAAACCCGGTCAGTTGGATGGGCCAGCTTCGTTGGGGACCGAGAGCCACTCACATTCCTCGCTCGCCAACCCGGGTGTTGTAGCCATCTGTGAAAGTCAAGATCTTATCATGAATGCAAGCCGCTTTGCAGGCCTCAAAAACTTCGTCATCCGAGGCCGTGATTCTTGCGTAGCGGATAttgctgatgatggtgtCGTCGAAAAGAACCGGATTCTGCGGTACCAAGCCAATCCGGTCGCGCAAGCTGTGCAAGTCCACATCACGGACGTCTTGGCCATCAATGAGGATGGATCCTTCGCTGGCGTCGTAGAAACGGTTGAGCAGCTTCAACATGGTGGACTTGCCGGCACCGGTAGCGCCAACAAAGGCCACCGTCTGGCCGCCAGGGACGGAAAGAGTGATACCGTTgatgatcttcttcttgttgtcgTAGGTGAAGCTAACGTCGGTAAACTCGACATTGCCGCCGACAAGCTTGAGAGCTCGTGCGCCCTTCTTGTTGACAATGGTAGGCTGTTTCTTCATGATGTCCAACAGCCGTTCTGCATCGATGAGGTCACTTCCGATTTTCTTGCCAAGACTGGCCATAAAGCGCAGCGGTGAGGTGAGCTGGGCCCAGTACATCAAGAGCATCGTCAAGTCACCGGGTGTAGCCTTGCTGCTCTTGATCCTGTAGACCGCCAAGATGGCACCGGCCAAGAGACCGCAAAGGAGAACGAGTGACTGGAACGCTTGTGCCGTGAACCATCCGAGACGAACACGCTTGGTCCAGTTGATGCGGGTGTGGATGGCGTTTGAGTAGCGGACATCCTCGTATGTTGTCTGATTAAAGGACGCGACAGTGTGCCATCCGGTAATCCCAGTCTGGCGTACGTAGTGCTCAGCGTACTGGGCATTGACGTGGGCTCGACGGCGCTCCTTCATCACTGCGATCATTTTCGTGGCgatgaagaggaaaagagtACTTGTCGCAATGGTGATGAGGCCTTCGTAGGGTCCCAAAATGACTGACAGGTACACAACGGCGACAATAAGGTCGATCAACATGGGCAAGGCCTGGAAGCAGATGGACTCCAAGAGGTCGGAAATGCTG
This sequence is a window from Colletotrichum higginsianum IMI 349063 chromosome 8, whole genome shotgun sequence. Protein-coding genes within it:
- a CDS encoding ABC transporter, whose amino-acid sequence is MASLEELLDGLHYLYPALAFTYFVVASVIAVCTLQTLRAANSPGKEFIPRSWILNLFVAFVLTYVAQLVIIAIESILLKEWIGQEHQVIGLLSCVLVFGTQLAFLSDTLHPVWTPYWGSWLISLTFEPMIAVPDLILRRSSTFDHCRIGHLVFAGLRYYLLLTIFSVYVVQRIRASQEEASDEERQSLLGQDDPKSRLSSSGNGSQSSGSGYGTNDPPESYWAERQRKAQEEMEKRLQEEGNWLTYIKGFTILFPYIWPVGQKSLQLRLALVGLCLLAGNALNLLIPRQFGIIVDELKDRDFSGAWIGVAIYGLLRIAASDAGIEFLREWLYLPLEVYADGALSTAAYRHILNLSADFHDSKSTSDISLAMYGGSSISDLLESICFQALPMLIDLIVAVVYLSVILGPYEGLITIATSTLFLFIATKMIAVMKERRRAHVNAQYAEHYVRQTGITGWHTVASFNQTTYEDVRYSNAIHTRINWTKRVRLGWFTAQAFQSLVLLCGLLAGAILAVYRIKSSKATPGDLTMLLMYWAQLTSPLRFMASLGKKIGSDLIDAERLLDIMKKQPTIVNKKGARALKLVGGNVEFTDVSFTYDNKKKIINGITLSVPGGQTVAFVGATGAGKSTMLKLLNRFYDASEGSILIDGQDVRDVDLHSLRDRIGLVPQNPVLFDDTIISNIRYARITASDDEVFEACKAACIHDKILTFTDGYNTRVGERGIKLSGGELQRVAIARAILKQPEIVLLDEATSSVDTDTEQKIQQSFMQLCKGRTTFIVAHRLSTIMNADRIVVIEDGEVVEQGNHADLVTANGRYADLWSKQTFLKPKDDDSADGKKPTATNGDPKPNGTSKGNSASVVQADQDSQSASTDTGKGSEGVQTPSNHKKEGSRLNPVAPEFTPKSLALANAAVSTPNRHNVPKLATPAVSLIRKPAKQALNWASATSSSDDEDFQIPVEASPTKAAERVPRSTLGSGVVSCTQKISSPGTLSRVLETGAASQVFDAVESDNESVHTVIKVEVPRFRTPHATARRFNAKSDSIGLPVDDSEDGSDDSEESTPVAIGKEAERKQELRHVSAPVLKVQVVAQGQENAVPPTTIIASTMSTNEKPSGPTPRATAGPVSIPSAPSPLKENISPKPLGPLPASGSQQSNQHRGRGRSNRGKNRGRGRHANARTSNVRGAASAKTPVNNNHHV